Below is a window of Leisingera sp. S132 DNA.
ATGCTCGACTCGGTCAATGCTCTGCGCCAGGCTGCTGGTGCTCAGACGGTTCAGCTAAACGCGGAGCTGACCGCTGCTGCAGCGACTCATTCCCGAGATATGTCCGTGCAAAACCGGCCTTGGCACTTTGGGTCTGACGGATCGTCGCCTTTGGACCGGGTTGCCCGCGCAGGGTACATCGGCACATTACTGGGTGAAAACATCTCTGAAACCTACGAGAATGAACAGCAAACCCTGACTGCCTGGCTGGAAAAACCGGCCACCCGTGCGGTGATCCTGGATCCCAAGGCTAAAAACATGGGCTTTTCCTGGTTTCAGGAACCAAACGGCAAGATCTGGTGGACGTTGGTGATGGGCAGCTAACCCACTGCGCCTAGAACTAATACAGTTCCAAAGAAAAAGGTCCGACGCTGACGCGCCGGACCTTTTTCTTTGGACAAATTCCTTGGGTCAGGGCCGCAGAGCGATCGTTGTGCCGTCCTGCACCATCGCATAGATCTCTTCGATTTCCTCGTTGGTCACAGCGATACAACCAGCCGTCCAGTCATCAACCCGGGCTGCGCGCTTGCGTTCCTTGGGGTTGTTCGGCTGACCGTGGATGAAAATCTCCCCGCCAGGCCGTTTACCGTTGGCCCGCGCAAGAGCGCGATCCTGATTGTTGGGATAGGAGATGCCTACCGACAGATGGTAACGGCTGTTCGGATTCCGCCGGTTGATCACGTAAGTGCCTTCTGGCGTTTTACCATCACCCTCAAACCGCTTGGGGCCAAGTGGTGCAAATCCCAAATCCACCTTGTATTCCCGCAAAATTTCATCGTTGTGCATCAGATAAAGCTTACGTGCG
It encodes the following:
- a CDS encoding murein L,D-transpeptidase family protein — encoded protein: MNRRAFGISAAASLALAGCSTNGGTVGRFKFYGGPQVTSIVINKGARKLYLMHNDEILREYKVDLGFAPLGPKRFEGDGKTPEGTYVINRRNPNSRYHLSVGISYPNNQDRALARANGKRPGGEIFIHGQPNNPKERKRAARVDDWTAGCIAVTNEEIEEIYAMVQDGTTIALRP
- a CDS encoding CAP domain-containing protein; its protein translation is MNRVFLLMAAAILTLAAACTPSSESGGSYRIRNADKVQLRMLDSVNALRQAAGAQTVQLNAELTAAAATHSRDMSVQNRPWHFGSDGSSPLDRVARAGYIGTLLGENISETYENEQQTLTAWLEKPATRAVILDPKAKNMGFSWFQEPNGKIWWTLVMGS